One Candidatus Ornithobacterium hominis genomic region harbors:
- a CDS encoding ATP-binding protein, with amino-acid sequence MNFKRHIFDELVQWKKSSNAKPLILRGARQVGKTTLIRSFGESYTHFIELNLEKSEDANLVERSNSVQELVNFLALKNEISPKDFPQTLLFIDEIQESEKAISFLRYFYEDLPELNVIAAGSLLEHTLKKTKNYPVGRINYLYLFPLNFQEYLEAQGKNNLLERFRNVPVDDIAHELLMKEFHTYCIIGGMPEIIANYVAHKDLLALPQIYESIWNTYKDDVIKYADSKSEDNVMKHIVKTAASFVDQRIKFQNFGHSNYKSREVSEAFNNLDAAKVIQVIYPCTNVEPPILPDYKKSPRLQFLDTGILNFDLNIQADLLLMKDLSEAYKGAIIPHIVNQEVLSLNTTDYKKTNFWVRNKTQSSAEVDLLIAHGKFLIPIEIKSGKTGSLKSLHQFVNQAPHQFAVRMYGGKFNIEETVTPEGKPYLLMNLPYYLGTYLKQYINYFITKYNVE; translated from the coding sequence ATGAATTTTAAACGACATATTTTTGATGAGTTGGTTCAATGGAAAAAGAGTTCCAATGCCAAACCGTTGATATTAAGAGGAGCTCGACAAGTAGGAAAAACGACCTTGATTCGTAGTTTCGGTGAAAGTTATACCCATTTTATAGAGCTTAATTTAGAGAAAAGCGAAGATGCTAATCTCGTAGAACGGAGCAATAGTGTGCAAGAATTGGTCAATTTTTTGGCATTAAAAAATGAAATCTCTCCAAAGGATTTTCCCCAGACACTGCTTTTTATTGATGAAATCCAGGAATCCGAAAAAGCTATTTCTTTTTTGCGTTATTTTTATGAGGACTTGCCAGAATTGAATGTCATTGCTGCGGGTTCTTTGCTGGAGCATACCTTAAAGAAAACTAAAAATTATCCAGTAGGTAGGATTAATTATCTGTATTTGTTTCCTTTAAATTTTCAGGAATATCTTGAAGCACAGGGGAAAAATAATTTGTTGGAACGATTTCGGAATGTTCCCGTTGACGACATTGCCCACGAACTTTTGATGAAAGAGTTCCACACCTATTGTATTATCGGAGGAATGCCAGAAATTATTGCCAACTATGTTGCTCATAAAGATTTATTAGCACTTCCACAGATTTATGAAAGTATTTGGAATACCTACAAAGATGATGTGATAAAATACGCAGATAGTAAATCGGAAGACAATGTGATGAAACACATCGTAAAGACCGCTGCATCATTTGTTGACCAACGGATTAAATTTCAAAATTTCGGACACTCTAATTATAAGTCGAGGGAAGTGAGCGAAGCATTCAATAATTTAGATGCCGCAAAGGTCATTCAGGTAATTTATCCTTGTACCAATGTAGAGCCACCAATTCTTCCAGATTATAAAAAATCGCCACGATTACAATTTTTGGATACTGGAATTTTAAATTTTGATTTGAATATACAAGCCGATTTGTTGCTAATGAAAGACCTTAGCGAAGCATACAAAGGAGCGATTATACCCCATATTGTTAATCAGGAAGTTTTATCTTTGAATACTACAGATTACAAAAAGACTAACTTTTGGGTTCGGAACAAAACGCAATCATCAGCAGAGGTGGATTTGCTCATTGCTCACGGAAAATTCCTGATTCCTATTGAAATTAAATCGGGGAAAACGGGAAGTTTGAAATCCTTGCATCAATTTGTGAATCAAGCCCCTCATCAATTCGCAGTCAGAATGTATGGAGGAAAATTCAACATTGAAGAAACCGTTACACCAGAAGGGAAACCTTACTTGTTAATGAATTTGCCTTATTATTTAGGGACGTATTTAAAACAATATATCAATTACTTTATCACTAAATACAATGTCGAATAA
- the recR gene encoding recombination mediator RecR gives MHHYPSQLLEKAVEEIAQLPGIGKRTALRLALHLLKRPASQTEFFAQTLTRLVKDIRRCQTCYSLCDEEQCEICKNPYRNSKIICIVEDIRDVMAIENTGQYQGVYHVLGGKISPMEGIGPDQLHIQPLIDRAHKAREIIFALSSTIEGDTTIFYLYKMLKELPLKLSTIARGIGVGDELEYADEVTLGRSINHRIPYEESL, from the coding sequence ATGCATCATTACCCGAGTCAACTCCTAGAGAAAGCTGTAGAAGAAATAGCTCAATTGCCTGGTATAGGCAAAAGAACCGCCCTTCGCCTAGCCCTGCATTTATTGAAAAGACCCGCTAGCCAAACCGAATTTTTTGCACAGACGCTCACACGTTTGGTCAAAGACATTCGGCGTTGCCAAACTTGCTATTCTCTTTGTGATGAAGAGCAATGCGAAATCTGCAAAAATCCCTACCGAAATTCTAAGATTATATGCATTGTTGAAGATATTCGTGATGTAATGGCGATAGAAAACACAGGCCAATACCAAGGCGTTTATCATGTTTTAGGTGGTAAAATTTCCCCTATGGAAGGCATTGGGCCAGACCAACTTCATATTCAGCCTCTTATAGATAGAGCACACAAAGCTCGAGAAATTATTTTTGCCCTTAGTAGTACGATAGAGGGAGATACTACTATTTTTTATCTTTATAAAATGCTCAAGGAATTGCCTCTCAAGCTTTCAACCATTGCGCGAGGAATTGGAGTTGGAGATGAATTAGAATACGCCGATGAGGTAACACTGGGGCGTTCCATCAATCACCGAATTCCGTATGAGGAATCATTATGA
- a CDS encoding TaqI-like C-terminal specificity domain-containing protein yields MTGFSSDSWVILSEIEKSIKEKIEKIGTPLKDWDISINYGIKTGFNDAFIIDGSKRKELIDEDPKSAEIIRPLLRGRDIKRYSYEFADLYLITTFPSLKIDIEKYPAVKQHLMSFGYDRLKQTGDKGARKKTNNQWFETQDSIGYWEDFSKQKITYIEIMTDNPEAGYEFPCFSFDKKNCVALNTAYIMTGNVVEIQHILGILNSKLGKLLVKNYVVQLQQRQFRMLNQYVVNFPIPKIEKTSNISKLVDKIILFKEQLKDTKVLEEEIDFETYKLFGFNTEEVEYINNI; encoded by the coding sequence TTGACAGGTTTTTCTTCTGACAGTTGGGTAATACTTTCTGAGATTGAAAAAAGCATAAAAGAAAAAATAGAAAAGATTGGGACTCCACTAAAGGATTGGGACATTTCTATCAACTATGGTATAAAAACGGGCTTCAATGATGCCTTTATAATAGATGGTTCTAAAAGAAAAGAACTGATAGACGAGGATCCCAAAAGTGCCGAAATCATACGACCGTTATTAAGGGGGCGTGATATTAAGCGATATTCTTACGAATTTGCTGATTTATACCTTATTACAACGTTTCCAAGTTTGAAAATAGATATTGAAAAGTATCCAGCTGTAAAACAACACCTTATGAGTTTTGGATATGATAGATTAAAACAAACAGGAGATAAAGGGGCGAGAAAAAAAACTAATAATCAATGGTTTGAAACACAAGATAGCATAGGTTATTGGGAGGATTTTTCTAAACAGAAAATCACATATATAGAAATTATGACTGATAATCCAGAGGCTGGTTATGAGTTTCCTTGTTTTTCATTTGATAAAAAAAATTGCGTAGCATTAAATACAGCATATATAATGACAGGAAATGTTGTTGAAATACAGCATATTCTTGGAATTCTTAATTCAAAATTAGGTAAATTATTAGTGAAGAATTATGTGGTACAATTGCAACAACGACAATTCAGGATGTTAAATCAATATGTTGTTAACTTTCCAATTCCTAAAATTGAAAAGACAAGTAATATTTCGAAATTAGTTGATAAAATTATATTATTCAAAGAACAATTGAAAGACACAAAGGTTTTAGAAGAAGAAATTGATTTTGAAACATATAAACTCTTTGGATTTAATACAGAGGAAGTTGAATATATAAATAATATTTAA
- a CDS encoding master DNA invertase Mpi family serine-type recombinase — translation MIYGYIRVSTDKQTVENQRFEINHFCEKQEIVVNKWIEETISGSKNVEERQLGKLLKKMKKGDILICSELSRLGRNLLMIMGVLNECMNRDIHVWTIKDNYRLGSDINSKVLAFAFGLSAEIERNLISQRTKEALARKRAEGVILGRPKGSKSKKTKLTGQEKEIQELLDKKVSYSAIGRILNVHRLTVSSFVKRQKLSY, via the coding sequence ATGATTTACGGATACATTCGCGTAAGCACAGACAAACAGACAGTTGAAAACCAACGATTTGAAATTAACCATTTCTGTGAAAAACAGGAAATTGTAGTAAACAAGTGGATAGAAGAAACCATATCTGGTTCAAAAAATGTGGAAGAGCGGCAGCTTGGAAAACTATTAAAGAAAATGAAGAAAGGCGATATTTTAATTTGTTCGGAACTCTCACGGCTTGGTAGGAATCTCCTGATGATAATGGGCGTACTGAATGAATGTATGAACAGGGATATTCATGTATGGACTATTAAAGACAATTACAGATTAGGAAGTGATATTAACAGCAAAGTACTGGCATTTGCTTTTGGACTTTCAGCAGAAATTGAACGAAATTTAATCTCACAAAGAACTAAGGAAGCACTGGCAAGAAAACGTGCTGAAGGGGTAATTCTCGGACGTCCGAAAGGGAGTAAGTCTAAAAAAACAAAACTTACAGGTCAGGAAAAGGAAATACAAGAATTATTAGATAAAAAAGTTTCGTATTCCGCTATTGGCAGAATTTTAAACGTTCACAGATTGACTGTAAGTAGTTTTGTAAAAAGGCAGAAATTAAGTTATTAG
- a CDS encoding NAD(P)H-hydrate dehydratase has translation MKIISANQIRALDKVTMKNKNISSIELMEHAGQELYTEIYKKHAAAKTFAICCGNGNNGGDGLVLARLLHQQGCRVIIFCSSGKEKKSDENLKNFLSLEKLGVPILRFEEIKPIKDVIWVDALFGTGLNQSLAGKWREIVNKINNLEGKKIAIDVPSGLMADKIGATEDVVFQADETLTIGQPKLTFFFHETGKYVGDFKIIDIGLDENYLNFLPSDFYFSSTKEIKKIYSPRERFSHKGTYGHALIIAGSYGKIGAAVLSTQAALRAGAGLVSNYTPRCGYDILQISAPEAMTLTDVNQNFLTQFPAVENFKSIGVGPGLGQEKTTQRAFFGWLEQTNFEKKNLILDADALNFLSLKKNYLKFLPSNSILTPHPKEFERLAGKTTNSLERINLAREFAQELNIILVLKDAYTAVISPSGEVFFNSTGNSALSTGGSGDVLTGIITGLCAQGYSTLVASKLGVWLHGKTPTLARSKASEESFTASTILAYLGLAFNQLNSKD, from the coding sequence ATGAAAATTATTTCTGCAAATCAAATCCGAGCATTAGATAAAGTTACTATGAAGAATAAAAACATCTCTTCAATCGAATTAATGGAACATGCGGGACAAGAATTATACACTGAAATTTATAAAAAACATGCAGCTGCCAAAACTTTCGCAATCTGCTGCGGCAACGGCAACAATGGCGGAGACGGACTGGTCTTGGCTCGCCTGCTACACCAGCAAGGCTGTAGGGTAATTATTTTTTGCTCATCTGGAAAAGAGAAAAAATCAGACGAAAATCTAAAAAATTTTTTAAGCCTTGAAAAATTAGGTGTTCCGATTTTAAGATTTGAAGAAATCAAACCCATTAAAGATGTGATTTGGGTTGATGCCCTCTTCGGTACTGGGCTAAACCAATCTTTGGCGGGTAAATGGAGAGAAATCGTTAATAAAATCAACAATTTAGAAGGAAAAAAAATAGCCATTGATGTTCCTTCTGGTTTGATGGCTGATAAAATTGGAGCAACAGAAGATGTTGTTTTTCAAGCAGATGAAACCTTGACGATTGGGCAACCAAAGTTGACTTTTTTCTTCCATGAAACAGGAAAATATGTTGGAGACTTTAAAATCATCGATATTGGGTTAGATGAAAATTACTTGAATTTTTTACCCTCTGATTTTTACTTTTCTAGCACAAAAGAAATCAAAAAAATCTATTCGCCCCGTGAGCGATTCAGCCACAAAGGAACTTATGGGCACGCACTCATCATTGCAGGTAGTTATGGGAAAATAGGTGCTGCTGTACTTTCCACACAAGCTGCGCTGAGAGCTGGTGCGGGGCTCGTTAGCAATTACACTCCCCGTTGTGGCTATGATATTTTACAAATTTCTGCTCCTGAAGCAATGACTTTGACGGATGTAAATCAGAATTTTTTAACTCAATTCCCAGCCGTTGAAAACTTCAAAAGCATAGGTGTAGGCCCAGGTTTAGGACAAGAAAAAACTACGCAAAGAGCTTTCTTTGGCTGGCTAGAACAAACAAATTTTGAAAAAAAGAATTTAATTTTAGACGCTGATGCTCTAAATTTTTTAAGCCTTAAAAAAAATTACTTAAAATTCTTGCCTTCTAATTCAATTTTGACGCCTCACCCTAAAGAGTTTGAACGCCTCGCTGGAAAGACAACAAACAGCCTAGAACGAATCAATTTAGCTCGTGAATTTGCTCAAGAATTAAATATTATTTTGGTATTAAAAGATGCCTACACAGCTGTGATTTCGCCAAGTGGAGAAGTTTTTTTCAATTCCACGGGAAATTCCGCTTTATCTACTGGGGGCAGCGGAGATGTGTTGACAGGCATCATCACTGGGTTGTGTGCACAAGGCTATTCAACTTTAGTTGCCTCAAAACTAGGTGTTTGGCTTCATGGGAAAACGCCAACATTGGCTCGAAGCAAAGCATCTGAAGAGAGTTTTACCGCTTCTACGATTTTAGCTTATTTAGGCTTGGCTTTCAATCAATTAAATTCAAAGGATTAA
- a CDS encoding Eco57I restriction-modification methylase domain-containing protein — protein sequence MDELIYTFSIKTLADFFRGSISSFKNEEEDLTYIIEDKDYIDFSGLTRIGNVSFKNSDELIVFACKYNGILSERSSKKKQFEIAKLVLKEDFKDGAIFVFYDDGGKFRFSFIRRNWDGKVDKKYSSWKRFTYFVDPKDYNKTFRQRIGNCTFKDLDTIQEAFSVEKLTKEFYNDLFKWYEWTLTAEVGITFPNDTATSNDDRIKLEEQMIRLITRLLFVWFIKQKDLVPEELFKTDKLSEILKNFDPNSTSDGSYYNAILQNLFFATLNKAVIEREFAKLVDNKRDVKTKYRYAEMFTISQEEVLNLFRPIPFLNGGLFECLDKEESTDGIKYHLDGFSRSDKKFSNGNFKHRAFIPNAVFFDEEKGLIPLLERYNFTVEENVPNEVQVALDPELLGNVFENLLGVFNPETQESARKQSGSFYTPKEIVAYMVDESLIAYLNNALPDLDEEIVRQLFEQEDLPESLIEDHDLCDKIAITLRAMKILDPACGSGAFPMGILNRMVEVLEKLDAKNKASHHDLKLHLIEECIYGVDIQTIASQISKLRFFISLIVEQETMDLSKPEENYGVLTLPNLETKFVAANTLIGMKSKPAQLTIFDKEDIENTKQELLKVRKEHFYAKSASAKKKLRDQDAKLRDKLAKLLKESGEYAPEDAVQFSKWNPYDQNASSPFFDPEWMFGLEEGFDVVIGNPPYVQLQKESGRLAKLYQRCGYKTFAKTGDIYSLFYERGWQLLKNKGILCYITSNKWMRAGYGESTREFFAAHTNPILLIDFAGQKIFESATVDTNILLFSKDKNRQQTRACVIKEKVLNNLSVYFRQNAHETEFKTSESWVILSEIEQRIKAKIEAVGVPLKDWDINIYRGILTGYNKAFIIDGAKQKELIAEDPKSAEIIRPILRGRDIKRYGYEFADLYLINTHNGVKEKGIKRINIEDYPAVKAHLDLFYPQLEKRADQGVTPYNLRNCAYMEEFYRQKIMYSEIVREPQFYLDKNGEFFAEATSFIMTGEHLEYLYHLLNSKTATYFFKTFYAGGGLGNEGFRYKKAFLEKLPIPPYNKNIDINKDNANDIICKLYELNEAEIEFLENHF from the coding sequence ATGGATGAACTTATATATACTTTCTCAATAAAAACATTAGCAGATTTTTTTAGGGGATCAATTTCATCATTTAAAAATGAAGAAGAAGATTTAACCTATATCATAGAGGATAAGGATTATATTGATTTTTCGGGATTAACAAGAATTGGAAATGTATCGTTCAAAAATTCTGACGAATTGATTGTTTTTGCCTGTAAATATAACGGGATTTTATCTGAACGTTCTTCTAAAAAAAAGCAATTTGAAATCGCAAAATTAGTTTTAAAAGAAGATTTTAAGGATGGAGCTATTTTCGTTTTTTATGATGATGGCGGAAAATTCAGGTTTTCATTTATCAGAAGAAATTGGGACGGAAAAGTGGATAAAAAATATTCATCTTGGAAACGCTTTACTTATTTCGTTGACCCAAAGGATTACAACAAAACTTTCAGACAAAGAATTGGAAATTGTACGTTTAAAGATCTTGATACTATTCAGGAAGCATTTTCGGTTGAAAAACTTACAAAGGAATTCTACAATGATTTGTTTAAATGGTATGAGTGGACACTTACAGCCGAAGTCGGTATCACGTTTCCGAATGATACTGCTACTTCAAACGATGACCGTATAAAGTTGGAAGAGCAAATGATTCGTTTGATTACCCGACTCTTATTTGTTTGGTTTATCAAACAGAAAGATTTGGTGCCAGAAGAATTATTTAAAACGGACAAGTTATCAGAAATCTTAAAAAACTTTGATCCTAATAGTACTTCTGATGGAAGTTATTACAATGCTATTTTACAAAATTTGTTTTTTGCTACTTTAAACAAGGCGGTAATTGAAAGAGAGTTTGCAAAATTGGTTGATAATAAAAGGGATGTTAAAACCAAATACCGTTATGCGGAAATGTTTACGATTTCCCAAGAAGAAGTTCTGAATTTATTTCGACCAATTCCATTCTTGAATGGAGGACTTTTTGAATGTCTAGACAAAGAAGAGAGTACAGATGGAATAAAATACCATTTAGATGGCTTTAGCAGAAGTGACAAAAAATTTTCAAACGGAAATTTCAAGCATCGAGCATTTATTCCTAACGCTGTCTTCTTTGACGAAGAGAAAGGCTTAATCCCATTATTGGAGCGCTATAATTTTACGGTAGAGGAAAATGTGCCAAATGAGGTTCAGGTAGCATTAGACCCTGAATTATTAGGAAACGTTTTTGAAAACCTGTTAGGAGTCTTCAATCCTGAGACACAGGAATCTGCTCGTAAACAATCCGGTAGTTTTTATACACCAAAAGAGATTGTAGCGTATATGGTAGATGAATCCCTAATAGCTTATTTGAATAATGCATTACCTGATTTAGATGAGGAAATCGTTCGACAGCTTTTTGAACAGGAAGATTTACCAGAATCTTTGATTGAAGACCACGATTTATGCGATAAAATCGCAATTACACTTCGAGCTATGAAAATCTTGGACCCAGCTTGTGGTTCTGGAGCATTTCCTATGGGAATACTCAATCGAATGGTAGAGGTTTTAGAGAAATTAGACGCTAAAAATAAAGCTTCACATCACGACTTGAAGTTACATTTGATTGAAGAATGTATTTACGGAGTTGATATACAAACAATTGCTTCACAAATCAGTAAATTACGTTTCTTTATTTCGCTGATTGTAGAGCAGGAAACAATGGATTTATCTAAGCCTGAGGAAAATTATGGTGTATTAACCTTGCCCAATTTGGAAACAAAGTTTGTGGCGGCGAATACACTGATTGGAATGAAATCAAAACCTGCTCAATTGACGATTTTTGATAAAGAGGATATAGAAAATACCAAACAGGAATTACTGAAAGTAAGAAAAGAACACTTTTATGCGAAATCTGCTTCTGCAAAAAAGAAATTACGAGATCAAGATGCCAAATTAAGGGATAAACTGGCAAAACTATTAAAAGAAAGTGGCGAGTATGCCCCTGAAGATGCTGTACAATTCTCCAAATGGAATCCTTACGACCAAAATGCAAGTTCGCCTTTCTTTGACCCCGAATGGATGTTTGGATTGGAAGAGGGCTTCGATGTAGTCATTGGAAATCCGCCGTATGTACAACTACAAAAAGAAAGTGGCAGATTGGCTAAATTGTACCAACGTTGCGGATATAAAACCTTCGCTAAAACGGGAGATATCTATTCACTGTTTTATGAACGTGGTTGGCAATTATTAAAAAACAAAGGGATTTTGTGCTACATTACATCCAATAAATGGATGCGTGCAGGATATGGAGAAAGTACACGTGAATTCTTTGCGGCTCATACGAACCCTATTTTATTAATAGATTTTGCAGGTCAGAAAATATTTGAGTCCGCTACAGTAGATACGAACATTCTTTTGTTCTCTAAGGATAAAAATAGACAACAGACAAGAGCCTGTGTGATAAAAGAAAAGGTGTTAAATAATTTGAGCGTTTATTTTAGACAAAATGCTCACGAAACCGAATTTAAAACAAGCGAAAGTTGGGTAATTTTAAGTGAAATTGAACAAAGAATAAAAGCTAAAATTGAAGCCGTTGGTGTACCACTAAAAGACTGGGATATTAATATCTATCGTGGGATATTGACTGGCTATAATAAGGCTTTCATTATTGACGGAGCAAAACAAAAAGAACTCATTGCAGAAGACCCAAAATCTGCCGAAATCATACGACCTATTTTGCGTGGCAGGGACATAAAACGCTATGGATATGAGTTTGCTGATTTATATCTAATTAACACTCATAATGGAGTAAAAGAAAAAGGTATAAAACGCATAAATATAGAGGATTACCCAGCTGTAAAGGCTCATTTAGATTTATTTTATCCTCAGCTAGAAAAAAGAGCAGACCAAGGCGTTACTCCATACAATTTGCGTAACTGTGCTTATATGGAGGAATTTTATAGACAGAAAATAATGTATTCCGAGATTGTTCGTGAGCCACAATTTTATCTTGATAAAAATGGTGAATTCTTCGCAGAAGCAACATCATTTATTATGACGGGTGAGCATTTGGAATATTTATATCATCTTTTAAACTCAAAAACAGCGACATATTTTTTTAAAACATTTTATGCTGGAGGAGGTTTGGGAAATGAGGGATTCCGATATAAAAAAGCTTTTTTAGAAAAGTTACCTATTCCGCCATATAATAAAAACATTGATATTAATAAAGATAATGCTAATGATATTATTTGTAAACTCTATGAATTGAATGAAGCCGAAATAGAATTCCTTGAAAATCATTTTTAA